A genomic stretch from Cyprinus carpio isolate SPL01 chromosome A12, ASM1834038v1, whole genome shotgun sequence includes:
- the LOC109099611 gene encoding LOW QUALITY PROTEIN: oxysterol-binding protein-related protein 6-like (The sequence of the model RefSeq protein was modified relative to this genomic sequence to represent the inferred CDS: inserted 1 base in 1 codon) has product MDYHGSLVDHVQSQMSGVEKVSSGWHKPTHSRSSSTASSRHSRLNIKDWEVMDDFPADLNLPGENMQDANAPGICEGYLMKRRKWPLKGWHRRYFVLDKGILRYSKNQHDFSKGKMHGSLDVSLAVMSVNKKARRIDLDAGDILYHMKAKTPDLYYIWVTKLSAHRMYKKNKAAHVHNGFLQALSHGSHLSPKNSSMQDMGTSYVGEPLPCVNPAINGKVSAWLQTQEPDICAQELTRCQMELNELQRLVQKLHSLESGQMVNNGDLQRIISMQNLLLDXPKKKTGKIWGHSRTLSRVEALGMLSSNNLKSSSHLGTSVPSIPDYVSTQATPPAPTSLESKKLHQDICSMSLKVHASLRTAHETLAQERQRLHEAWSSRELHQTTSAQINNLCSLAELDVKSRHTKIHKLSVSSESSEESFRTVLQRKSGSGRSLSFRAPSVADSAAEYFDACDELMCASSSEMSDESGLSDGSSNSEPDEAYAMASRKYRASLSKAPPKLNTIKNTGRRTTLPAVCPDNSHVGLMTILYNNIGKDLSRVSMPAALNEPVCLLQRLCEELEYSDLLDTANHTDDPYQRMVYIAAFAISGYATAQYRNRYKPFNPVLGETFECIREDRGFRYISEQVSHHPPISACHAESDNFNFWQDQRWKNKFWGKSLEIMPTGMVNVTLKKYGDHYEWNKVVTCIHNVLSQQRYLEHYGEVIIRNLKSSVCTCKITFVKARYWGSDGSKNEVQGQVLDETGNVVHRFGGFWHEGIFCDTLPNPQCIWKPNPQPKNYMLYYGFSSFAIEMNELTPDLKPLLPPTDTRLRPDQRLLEEGKIEETDKKKDEVEENQRERRKILAKRGEEHIPRFFRKTLDAAGREVWLYNGTYWKIRENPGFVNVKNLELW; this is encoded by the exons ATGGACTACCACGGGTCTTTGGTGGACCACGTCCAGTCACAGATGAGTGGTGTGGAGAAGGTGTCTAGCGGCTGGCATAAGCCCACTCATTCTAGGAGCAGCAGCACAGCATCCTCACGTCACTCACGGCTG AACATTAAAGACTGGGAAGTAATGGATGACTTTCCAGCAGATTTGAACCTCCCTGGAGAAAACATGCAGGATGCGAATGCTCCAGGAATCTGTGAAGGCTACTTGATGAAGAGGAGAAAGTGGCCTCTTAAAGGGTGGCATAGG AGATACTTTGTCTTGGATAAAGGTATCCTACGATATTCAAAAAACCAACATGAT TTTTCCAAAGGGAAAATGCATGGTTCACTGGATGTCAGTCTTGCAGTTATGTCAGTAAACAAAAAAGCAAGACGCATAGATCTGGATGCTGGAGACATTCTGTATCACATGAAA GCCAAGACTCCAGATTTATATTACATATGGGTCACCAAGCTGAGTGCCCACAGGATGTATAAAAAGAACAAGGCTGCGCATGTTCACAATGGCTTCCTCCAGGCCCTGTCCCATGGCAGTCATTTATCTCCCAAAAACAGTTCCATGCAGGACATG GGCACGTCTTATGTGGGTGAACCTCTGCCATGTGTCAATCCTGCCATTAATGGGAAAGTCTCAGCTTGGCTACAGACCCAAGAACCTGACATCTGTGCTCAAG AGCTCACCCGTTGTCAAATGGAGTTGAATGAGCTGCAACGGTTGGTCCAAAAGTTGCACTCTCTAGAGTCGGGCCAAATGGTCAATAACGGAGACCTCCAGAGGATCATCAGCATGCAA AATCTCCTCCTTG AACCCAAAAAGAAGACTGGCAAGATTTGGGGTCATTCTCGCACTCTGTCTCGAGTTGAGGCTCTTGGAATG TTATCATCTAACAACCTGAAGAGTTCTTCCCACCTGGGAACCTCCGTCCCTTCCATCCCTGATTATGTCTCCACCCAGGCGACCCCACCAGCCCCCACCTCATTAGAAAGCAAGAAACTTCACCAAGACATCTGCTCCATGTCCTTGAAAG TCCATGCCTCTCTGCGTACTGCACATGAGACTCTAGCTCAGGAGCGCCAAAGGCTGCATGAAGCCTGGTCCAGCAGGGAGCTTCACCAGACCACCTCTGCCCAGATCAACAACCTCTGCAGCCTGGCTGAG TTAGATGTTAAGTCCCGTCACACCAAAATCCACAAACTCTCGGTGTCCTCCGAGTCCTCAGAAGAGTCCTTTCGTACTGTGCTACAAAGGAAG TCTGGGTCAGGCCGTAGTTTGTCTTTCCGTGCGCCCTCGGTGGCTGACTCAGCGGCAGAGTATTTTGACGCATGTGATGAGCTTATGTGTGCGAGCTCTTCTGAGATGTCCGATGAGTCCGGTCTAAGTGATGGATCCAGTAATTCAGAGCCTGATGAGGCTTATG CAATGGCTTCACGCAAGTACCGTGCCAGCCTTTCTAAGGCACCACCAAAACTGAACACCATAAAGAACACCGGACGTCGTACTACTTTGCCTGCAGTCTGCCCTGACAACAGCCATGTAGGATTGATGACTATCCTCTACAACAACATAGGCAAGGATCTGTCCCGTGTTTCCATGCCAGCAGCTCTGAATGAGCCTGTGTGCCTGCTGCAGAGACTCTGTGAGGAGCTGGAATACTCTGACCTACTGGACACTGCCAATCATACCGATGACCCCTACCAGAGGATG GTTTATATTGCTGCTTTTGCTATATCTGGCTATGCCACGGCTCAGTATCGCAACCGTTACAAACCTTTTAATCCAGTTCTGGGAGAGACTTTTGAGTGTATCAGAGAGGACAGAGGCTTCCGCTACATTAGCGAACAg GTTTCCCATCATCCCCCAATATCTGCATGTCATGCAGAATCAGACAATTTCAACTTCTGGCAGG ACCAGAGATGGAAGAACAAGTTTTGGGGCAAATCTTTGGAGATCATGCCAACAGGGATGGTGAATGTGACTCTAAAAAA ATACGGGGACCACTATGAATGGAACAAAGTGGTGACGTGCATCCACAATGTCCTCAGTCAGCAGCGATACCTCGAGCATTACGGCGAGGTCATTATTCGCAACTTGAAAAGTTCGGTCTGTACTTGTAAGATCACATTTGTGAAG GCACGTTACTGGGGTTCAGATGGTTCCAAAAACGAAGTTCAGGGTCAAGTTCTTGATGAGACTGGTAATGTCGTCCATCGTTTCGGTGGATTTTGGCATGAAGGGATCTTCTGTGACACCCTTCCAAATCCACAGTGTATCTGGAAGCCAA ATCCACAGCCCAAGAACTACATGCTTTACTATGGCTTCTCTAGTTTTGCAATCGAGATGAATGAGCTGACCCCTGACCTTAAGCCCTTGCTGCCCCCTACAGATACACGCTTGCGCCCTGACCAAAG GCTTCTTGAGGAGGGGAAAATAGAGGAGACAGATAAAAAGAAGGATGAAGTGGAGGAAAATCAAAGAGAAAGGAGGAAGATTCTTGCCAAGAGAGGAGAGGAGCATATCCCTCGCTTCTTCAG GAAAACTTTGGATGCTGCTGGAAGGGAAGTTTGGCTTTACAATGGAACGTATTGGAAGATTAGGGAGAATCCTGggtttgtcaatgttaaaaacctGGAATTATGGTAA
- the LOC109099612 gene encoding 39S ribosomal protein L10, mitochondrial-like isoform X2 has product MAVTEYIPPTPAAPPGALAPRIRQTEEESALAVLLRKDLETLFKECKMITVVQNNAINAEDLMVLKHKLKRHNISVKFFPNQVTRSFLSNSIYSNMLPLFVGQTVIIVSKEPKVKEMLQALKHSPQMVLLGACIENTLLSFQGILSYSKLPSMTTIQGELVGGLTMLTSRTVSMLRHHPAHLSALLQQYVKQQGSGDSTNAVTDKDTIKEAEA; this is encoded by the exons ATGGCTGTCACAGAGTACATTCCCCCCACACCAGCAGCCCCTCCTGGTGCTCTGGCTCCACGAATCAGACAGACTGAAGAG GAAAGTGCTCTGGCAGTTTTGTTGAGAAAAGACTTAGAAACCTTGTTTAAGGAATGTAAGATGATTACTGTGGTTCAAAACAATGCGATCAATGCAGAGGACCTCATGGTGCTGAAACACAAACTGAAAAGACACAATATCAGTGTCAAGTTCTTCCCAAACCAG gTGACGAGGTCCTTTCTCAGCAACAGCATTTACAGTAACATGTTGCCTCTATTTGTTGGCCAGACTGTGATAATTGTTAGTAAAGAGCCAAAAGTTAAAGAGATGCTGCAGGCGTTAAAGCACAGTCCTCAAATGGTACTGTTAG GTGCTTGTATAGAGAACACATTGCTTTCTTTTCAAGGCATTCTCAGTTACTCCAAACTCCCGTCTATGACCACTATCCAGGGTGAGCTAGTTGGTGGTCTAACCATGTTGACTTCACGGACTGTCTCAATGCTACGTCACCATCCAGCTCACCTTTCCGCCCTCCTTCAGCAGTATGTCAAACAGCAAGGCTCTGGTGACTCCACAAATGCTGTAACAGATAAAGATACAATAAAGGAGGCAGAAGCTTGA
- the LOC109099612 gene encoding 39S ribosomal protein L10, mitochondrial-like isoform X1 has translation MAATLCSRLLPKSGWLPLSQSVRHGSKAVTRHRKPVHFLKQKLMAVTEYIPPTPAAPPGALAPRIRQTEEESALAVLLRKDLETLFKECKMITVVQNNAINAEDLMVLKHKLKRHNISVKFFPNQVTRSFLSNSIYSNMLPLFVGQTVIIVSKEPKVKEMLQALKHSPQMVLLGACIENTLLSFQGILSYSKLPSMTTIQGELVGGLTMLTSRTVSMLRHHPAHLSALLQQYVKQQGSGDSTNAVTDKDTIKEAEA, from the exons ATGGCAGCGACCTTGTGTAGCAGGCTTCTCCCAAAATCGG GATGGCTGCCATTAAGCCAGAGTGTTCGTCACGGATCCAAAGCTGTCACTCGTCACAGAAAGCCAGTACACTTTCTCAAGCAGAAGCTGATGGCTGTCACAGAGTACATTCCCCCCACACCAGCAGCCCCTCCTGGTGCTCTGGCTCCACGAATCAGACAGACTGAAGAG GAAAGTGCTCTGGCAGTTTTGTTGAGAAAAGACTTAGAAACCTTGTTTAAGGAATGTAAGATGATTACTGTGGTTCAAAACAATGCGATCAATGCAGAGGACCTCATGGTGCTGAAACACAAACTGAAAAGACACAATATCAGTGTCAAGTTCTTCCCAAACCAG gTGACGAGGTCCTTTCTCAGCAACAGCATTTACAGTAACATGTTGCCTCTATTTGTTGGCCAGACTGTGATAATTGTTAGTAAAGAGCCAAAAGTTAAAGAGATGCTGCAGGCGTTAAAGCACAGTCCTCAAATGGTACTGTTAG GTGCTTGTATAGAGAACACATTGCTTTCTTTTCAAGGCATTCTCAGTTACTCCAAACTCCCGTCTATGACCACTATCCAGGGTGAGCTAGTTGGTGGTCTAACCATGTTGACTTCACGGACTGTCTCAATGCTACGTCACCATCCAGCTCACCTTTCCGCCCTCCTTCAGCAGTATGTCAAACAGCAAGGCTCTGGTGACTCCACAAATGCTGTAACAGATAAAGATACAATAAAGGAGGCAGAAGCTTGA